A genomic region of Pseudopipra pipra isolate bDixPip1 chromosome W, bDixPip1.hap1, whole genome shotgun sequence contains the following coding sequences:
- the LOC135405948 gene encoding LOW QUALITY PROTEIN: class II histocompatibility antigen, B-L beta chain-like (The sequence of the model RefSeq protein was modified relative to this genomic sequence to represent the inferred CDS: inserted 1 base in 1 codon) — MGGGDGAPPDPCPAHTGVFQWMGKQECHFINGTEQVRFLERHFYNREQLLHFDSDVGVYVGDTPFGEIQARDYNSHREYLKYKRGQVDTYCRYNYKLGTPFSVERRVPSQSLPVPFQSLPTPSKPSALPPSAPQLSPVSPPSLPVPPSVSISLVPSSSQPGPGRLLCSVMDFYPAPVQVRWFQDGQELPEHVVATDVVPNGDWTYQVLVMLEIPXQRGVTYSCQVEHVSLEHPLSRHWAMPPDTVRSKILVGVGGFVLGLVFLALELGFYLREKSS, encoded by the exons atgggggggggggacggggcaccccctgacccgtgtcctgcacacacaggggtgttccAGTGGATGGGAAAACAGGAGTGTCATTTCATCAACGGCACCGAGCAGGTGAGGTTCCTGGAGAGGCACTTCTACAaccgggagcagctcctgcatttTGACAGCGATGTGGGGGTCTATGTGGGGGACACCCCATTTGGGGAGATCCAGGCAAGAGACTATAACAGCCACCGTGAATATCTGAAGTACAAACGGGGTCAGGTGGACACGTACTGCCGGTACAACTACAAACTTGGTACCCCGTTCAgcgtggagaggagag tgccatcccagtccctcccagtgccattCCAATCCCTCCCAACGCCCTCCAagccctctgccctccctcccagtgccccccagctcagcccagtgtctcccccgtccctgccagtgccccccagcgtgtccatctcgctggtgccgtcgagctcccagcccggccccggccgcctgctctgctccgtgatggatttctaccctgcgccggtgcaggtgaggtggttccaggatgggcaggagctgccggagCACGTGGTGGCCACTGACGTGGTCCCCAACGGGGACTGGACCTACCAGGTGCTGGTgatgctggaaatcc cccagcgcggggtcacctacagctgccaggtggagcacgtcagcctggagcaccccctcagccggcactggg cgATGCCACCGGACACCGTCCGCAGCAAGATCCtggtgggggtcgggggcttcgtcttgggcttggtcttcctggcgctggagctcggcttctacctgcgggagaag agctcctga
- the LOC135405949 gene encoding class II histocompatibility antigen, B-L beta chain-like codes for MERVRGAGAVLAVLVVLGAPPAAGEELSGVFQWMGKAECHFINGTERVRYVDRYIYNREQYAHFDSDVGVYVGDTPYGEFWARQWNSNPVILEYERGEVDRLCRHNYKLGAPFILERRVHSQSFSLHSHTSQLSPQCPPSQAPSPPLYSQSLPLPSQSLPLPSQSLPMSYKSSPLPPSAPQLSPVSPPSLPVPPSVSISLVLSSSQPGPGRLLCSVMDFYPALVQVRWFQDGQELLEHVVATDVVPNGDWSCQVLVMLEIPPRRGVTYSCQVEHVSLEHPLSRHWEMPPDTVRSKILVGVGGFVLGLVFLALGLGFYLREKVKGGSPAVLSPPLPTAFVPALPPTLLSPPFLSPQSS; via the exons atggagcgtgtgcggggagctggggccgtgctggcggtgctggtggtgctgggagcccccccggctgcgggcgaggagctgtcgg gggtgttccAGTGGATGGGAAAGGCCGAGTGTCACTTCATCAACGGCACCGAGCGGGTGAGGTATGTGGACAGGTACATCTACAACCGGGAGCAGTACGCCCACTTCGACAGCGATGTGGGGGTCTATGTGGGGGACACCCCGTATGGAGAATTCTGGGCCAGGCAATGGAACAGCAACCCCGTAATTCTGGAGTACGAACGGGGTGAAGTGGACAGGCTCTGCCGGCACAACTACAAACTTGGTGCTCCTTTCAtcctggagaggagag TCCATTCCCAGTCGTTCTCACTTCACTCCCACACCTCCCAACtctctccccagtgtccccccagccaagccccttctcccccactctattcccagtccctcccactgccatcccagtccctcccactcCCATCCCAATCCCTCCCAATGTCCTACAagtcctctcccctccctcccagtgccccccagctcagcccagtgtctcccccgtccctgccagtgccccccagcgtgtccatctcgctggtgctgtcgagctcccagcccggccccggccgcctgctctgctctgtgatggatttctaccctgcgctggtgcaggtgaggtggttccaggatgggcaggagctgctggagcacgTGGTGGCCACCGACGTGGTCCCCAACGGGGACTGGAGCTGCCAGGTGCTGGTgatgctggaaatccccccccggcgcggggtcacctacagctgccaggtggagcacgtcagcctggagcaccccctgagccggcactggg agatgccaccggacaccgtccgcagcaagatcctggtgggggtcgggggcttcgtcttgggcttggtcttcctggcgctggggctcggcttctacctgcgggagaaggtaaagggggGGTCCCCGGCGGTTTTGTCCCCCCCCTTGCCCACAGCCTTTGTGCCCGCCCtgccccccaccctgctctcacccccttttctctccccacagagctcctga
- the LOC135405950 gene encoding class II histocompatibility antigen, B-L beta chain-like, which translates to MAPPGWFGAVSSCPVLGMERVRGAGAVLAVLAVLGAPPAAGEELSGVFQFLGKTECHFINGTERVRLVDRYIYNRKQDLHFDSDVGVFLGDTPFGEIQARKWNSDPERLEDSRAAVDTYCRPNNEASTPFTVNRRVPPSVSISLVPSSSQPGPGRLLCSVMDFYPAPVQVRWFQDGQELPEHVVATDVVPNGDWTYQVLVKLEIPPRRGVTYSCQVEHVSLEHPLTRHWEMPPDTVRSKILVGVGGFVLGLVFLVLGLGFYLREKSS; encoded by the exons atggcgccgcccggctggtttggggctgtcagcagctgtccggtgctgggcatggagcgtgtgcggggagctggggccgtgctggcggtgctggcggtgctgggagcccccccggctgcgggcgaggagctgtcgg gggtgttccAGTTTCTAGGAAAGACCGAGTGTCACTTCATCAACGGCACCGAGCGGGTGAGGCTCGTGGACAGGTACATCTACAACCGGAAGCAGGACCTTCACTTCGACAGCGATGTGGGAGTGTTTTTGGGGGACACCCCGTTTGGGGAGATCCAGGCCAGGAAATGGAACAGCGACCCGGAAAGGCTGGAGGACAGTCGGGCAGCAGTGGACACGTACTGCCGGCCCAACAACGAGGCATCCACCCCGTTCACTGTGAACCGTAGAG tgccccccagcgtgtccatctcgctggtgccgtcgagctcccagcccggccccggccgcctgctctgctccgtgatggatttctaccctgcgccggtgcaggtgaggtggttccaggatgggcaggagctgccggagCACGTGGTGGCCACCGACGTGGTCCCCAACGGGGACTGGACCTACCAGGTGCTGGTGAAgctggaaatccccccccggcgcggggtcacctacagctgccaggtggagcatgtcagcctggagcaccccctcacccggcactggg agatgccaccggacaccgtccgcagcaagatcctggtgggggtggggggcttcgtcttgggcttggtcttcctggtgctggggctcggcttctacctgcgggagaag agctcctga